In Plasmodium falciparum 3D7 genome assembly, chromosome: 5, the following proteins share a genomic window:
- a CDS encoding F-actin-capping protein subunit alpha, putative yields MNNMLNEKKNFIRHVLMNSPPGKLYDLVKDINILLGSSVSIQKILEEVLKDYNEKNYNFILTDKNEYVITCKKFKVNHLYFIPKLKALVHVNHLKRTANVLETVKELKYPEQLENYRKECDKKLVDYVQEHYKKWSNLQTINYPEVHIKSPNGLRSEHCSSVYAYNEEDIFYLFFIICCDRSYLKNFHASTWRSSWTAQFFVDNDHVLLSGTIDISLTYFEDANINFKTSKCFEKKVRVNRDVDMFSSNILSAINEYENYILYDLNNFFTNINKNLIKSTRRIIPLSGQKFDWKGKYEDIPKQISNS; encoded by the exons ATGAATAACATgttaaatgaaaagaaaaattttataagacATGTATTGATGAATTCCCCTCCAGGGAAATTATATGACTTGGTCAAAG atataaatattcttcTTGGTTCAAGTGTTAGTATTCAAAAAATTCTTGAAGAAGTTTTAAAAgattataatgaaaagaattataattttatacttACCGATAAGAAcgaatat GTAATAACatgtaaaaaatttaaagtaaatcatttatattttatacccAAATTAAAAGCATTAGTTCATGTTAATCATTTAAAAAgg aCAGCAAATGTTTTGGAAACagtaaaagaattaaaatatcCAGAACAGTTGGAAAATTATAG aaAAGAATGTGATAAAAAACTGGTTGACTATGTACAAGagcattataaaaaatggagTAATTTACAAACTATAAATTATCCAGAAGTCCATATAAAATCACCGAATGGTTTACGTTCTGAACATTGTTCATCTGTTTATGCATATAATGAAGAagacatattttatttattttttattatatgttgtGATAGaagttatttaaaaaatttcca cGCTAGTACTTGGAGAAGTTCCTGGACGGCACAATTTTTTGTTGATAACGATCATGTTTTATTATcg ggAACCATAGATATATCCCTTACATATTTTGAGGAtgcaaatataaattttaaaacatcaaaatgttttgaaaaaaaagttCGAGTGAATAGG gaTGTTGATATGTTTTCTTCAAATATCTTATCTGCGATAAATGAATATgagaattatattttatatgactTAAACAATTTTTTCACAAACATAa ataaaaatttaattaaaagcACAAGACGAATTATACCTTTGAGTGGCCAAAAGTTTGACTGGAAAGGCAAATATGAGGATATTCCCAAACAAATCAG taaCAGTTAA
- a CDS encoding thioredoxin-like protein, putative codes for MFCPFMFLLKIILIILFIKYNVVNGLLKTPCNFSLRNNIISERICNIKLPNLSYKNILFSRYGRRRRRNMNPFLFIQFKEKKKLPHLLCFHSKDCEYCNSMEKLLTKLKEEEQVHILKLEMYDNSYNFELLQQLDYNNLCGGLPYYYNLKTHYNICGATTYHNLRNWAIDKKCNPNEPPNEEF; via the exons atgtTTTGTCCATTTATGTTTcttttgaaaataattttaatcatactttttataaaatacaatGTGGTTAATGGTTTGTTAAAAACTCCATGTAATTTTAGTTTAagaaacaatataatatctgaaagaatatgtaatattaaattacCTAATTTAagttataagaatatattatttagtcGATatggaagaagaagaagaagaaacaTGAATCCTTTTCTGTTTATTCAAtttaaagagaaaaaaaaattaccacATCTTTTATGTTTTCATAGTAAGGATTGTGAATATTGTAATAGCATGGAAAAATTATTAAccaaattaaaagaagaggAACAAgttcatattttaaaattagaaATGTATGATAATTCATATAACTTTGAATTATTACAACAActagattataataatttatgtgGAGGCTTAccgtattattataatttaaaaacacattataatatatgcgGAGCAACAACATATCATAATCTAAGAAACTGGGCGATAGACAAAAAATGCAA cCCAAACGAACCACCAAACGAAGAgttttga
- a CDS encoding peptidyl-prolyl cis-trans isomerase — protein MFTLCKGYSEDEDEEEVKDIIDNLKEQKKSFEEKINYYKLKGNIERSHITIYTNLGEFQVELYWYHSPKTCLNFYTLCTMGYYDNTIFHRVIPDYIIQGGDPTGTGKGGKSIYGEYFEDEINTELKHTGAGILSMSNNGPNTNGSQFFITLCPLPHLDGKHTIFARVSKNMTCIENIASVQTTATNKPIFDVKILRTSTAVNVD, from the coding sequence ATGTTCACCTTATGCAAAGGTTATAGTGAGGATGAAGACGAAGAAGAAGTAAAAGACATTATTGACAATTTAAAAGAACAGAAGAAATCgtttgaagaaaaaataaattattataaattaaaagggAATATTGAAAGAAGtcatataacaatatatacaaatttagGTGAATTTCAAGTTGAATTATATTGGTATCATAGTCCTAAAACgtgtttaaatttttatacattatGTACTATGggttattatgataatacaaTATTTCACCGAGTAATTCCggattatattatacaaggAGGAGATCCAACAGGAACAGGAAAAGGTGGAAAAAGTATTTACGGTGAATATTTCGAAGATGAAATTAATACAGAATTAAAACATACAGGAGCTGGAATCTTAAGTATGTCTAATAACGGACCTAATACTAATGGATCTCAGTTCTTTATAACATTATGTCCTTTACCGCACTTGGATGGAAAACATACAATCTTTGCAAGAGTCAGCAAAAATATGACTTGTATAGAAAACATAGCTTCGGTTCAAACTACAGCAACAAACAAGCCAATCTTTGACGTAAAAATTTTGAGAACATCAACAGCGGTCAATGTcgattaa
- a CDS encoding sugar transporter, putative, protein MIEDQNSFNKIIINCSIKNDENDENDENDENDENDDYSKKPLLNNQRGNYSTYLDIQNVKDEKIRKLKLCTILSFSCPMIGVGGMNLISTIYTSYFYTNIVGLRNIHLTLMFLYAFIEIFFSYISHKFKSKCFKTYGKRTSFLLFSAIIQAISFFLFLNPPLKFNSIWHLKLWSYFWSIIFGISWGCSEVAYHSLASQLTYDYDERTRLQLFTWYISVVGSMSCSLLNGLLGSFSEGYTYKEKKKNMFIITFIYSILYLCGIFITVLVLINKDYKSKEDFVQLSYANNYKMIKNMFNNRPFILLVICYSFTLLCGAVCCMLLPYFCRYIIESNFLINWSPLFFTTSMIIGIPFWIYINKILSINEKKYKYILSSGLLCISLTTCSLVVHKNDDVLFLFFCIIGGVTTGSFFSISESMKGDVIDYNEFLYGIRNYTTYAGIFMCISNIIAGIGLKLSLYYINIFNDINSRNGYNKKQFVRAIRSSLCTFICLTFFVILITMFFYPIDKFNHKKILHGIRMRKTGQCVEDPLNPGKILLPFCKLNNSTFI, encoded by the exons atgataGAAGATCAAAATAGTTTTAATaagattattataaattgttCTATAAagaatgatgaaaatgatgaaaatgatgaaaatgatgaaaatgatgaaaatgatgattattcaaaaaaaccTTTACTAAATAACCAAAGGGGGAATTATTCAACAT ATTTGGATATACAAAAtgtaaaagatgaaaaaataagaaagttAAAACTGTGCACAATACTTAGTTTTTCCTGCCCTATGATTGGTGTGGGTGGAATGAATTTAATATCAACTATTTATACTTCCTACTTTTATACTAATATTGTGGGTTTGA GAAATATTCATTTAACATTAATGTTCCTTTATGCATTTATTGAGATCTTTTTTAGTTACATCAGTCATAAATTTAAAAGTAAATGTTTTAAAACATATGGAAAGAGGAcgtcttttttattattctctGCTATAATTCAAGcaa tatctttctttttatttttgaatcCTCCTCTTAAGTTCAATTCCATTTGGCACTTAAAATTATGGTCTTATTTTTGGTCCATCATATTTGGTATCTCATGGGGGTGTAGTGAGGTTGCTTACCACTCGCTAGCTTCACAATTAACATATGACTACGACGAAAGAACACGATTacaa CTGTTCACTTGGTATATTTCTGTAGTAGGGTCCATGTCGTGCAGCTTATTGAACGGATTATTAGGCTCCTTTTCAGAaggatatacatataaagagaaaaaaaaaaatatgttcattataacatttatatatagcatattatatttatgtggaATATTCATAACAGTGTTagtattaattaataaagatTATAAAAGCAAGGAAGATTTTGTACAGCTGTCTTAtgcaaataattataaaatgattaagaatatgtttaataatagaccattcatattattagtaATTTGTTAttcatttacattattatgtGGTGCTGTGTGTTGTATGTTATTACCATATTTCTGTAGATACATAATAGAgtctaattttttaataaactgGAGTCCCTTATTTTTTACCACATCGATGATTATTGGTATACCtttttggatatatataaataaaatattgtcaattaatgaaaagaaatataaatatattttatcatcaggtttattatgtatatcatTAACTACTTGTTCTTTGGTAGttcataaaaatgatgatgtgttgtttctttttttttgtataattgGAGGGGTAACAACAGGAAGctttttttccatatcaGAATCTATGAAAGGAGATGTCATAGATTATAATGAATTTTTATATGGGATAAGAAATTATACTACATATGCAGGaatttttatgtgtatatcaaatataattGCTGGTATAGGAttaaaattatcattatattatataaatatatttaatgatataaacTCAAGAAATGGATATAATAAGAAACAATTTGTAAGGGCCATACGATCATCCTTATGTACATTTATATGTCTCAccttttttgtaatattgaTAACTATGTTTTTTTACCCTATTGACAAATTCAACCataag AAAATATTGCATGGAATTAGAATGAGAAAAACAGGACAATGCGTTGAAGATCCATTAAACCcaggaaaaatattattaccattttgtaaattaaataatagcacttttatatga
- a CDS encoding nucleolar preribosomal GTPase, putative produces MVKLQKNSKRQTLKQKYAIIKKVAAHKKKLKKIIKKTNIHNRRSTKKSLKIPECIFKKNILENIKNLSLNKKKKKDVTNCAEIQINHHDDTTIKNIKYFIKNDISTIEGEENNTDIESIKENKKKKKNKDEHITDDFINNLQFSDYINLDFMDKMKIYEKIKECHYKDLNEKYIYVDNLLDVIKNSDVVFYVIDIRNPLIYLDKDIINFINSCKKQIIIILNKCDLLDNGIIEQWVVFFRTYFITIPFISFMNKSIQPSYLCTKNKSNERNYKINNNNYNNITMNHKMSNTKSCPIKNIIENLSKNNPITYGVIGHIYTGRNSFINTLLKEFNYINNLKNEQIDIKLTHNINLYVKPGLILKKELNNLQLIKKLHVLKHEEIITLLEEFLLTLTGKNLIRLMNIIKEDELANKFKEMCSKKNDTMKQLDQANNKLEIKKYIIHSYLYQKNQDGQINNQINFKNMKTLYHNLFMNKIFYYVIPKSKISCDNQNGDILKYFSTPFNKDLYYEVDKFVYSQKKPHTDYIIIKSDKFSFYN; encoded by the coding sequence ATGGTGAAATTACAAAAGAATAGCAAAAGGCAAACGTTGAAACAAAAATATGccattattaaaaaagtgGCAGCTCATAAAAAGAAACTCAAAAAGATCATAAAGAAAACTAATATCCATAATAGGAGGAGTACAAAGAAATCCTTAAAGATTCCTGAGTgtatttttaagaaaaatattttagagaatataaagaatttatccttaaataaaaaaaagaagaaagatGTTACCAATTGTGCAGAAATACAAATTAATCATCATGATGATACgacaataaaaaatattaaatattttataaaaaatgatatttcaACAATAGAAGGTGAGGAAAATAATACAGATATTGAAAGTATAAAAgagaataagaaaaaaaaaaaaaataaagatgaacATATAACAGatgattttataaataatttacaatttagtgattatattaatttagaCTTTATggataaaatgaaaatatatgaaaaaataaaagaatgtcattataaagatttaaatgagaaatatatatatgtagataatttattagatgttataaaaaatagtGATGTTGTTTTTTATGTGATAGATATAAGAAACCCATTAATATATCTTGataaagatattataaattttattaattcatgTAAGAAacaaatcattattatattaaataaatgtgATCTTCTTGATAATGGAATTATAGAACAGTGGgttgttttttttcgtacatattttataactaTACCATTCATAAGTTTTATGAATAAAAGTATACAACCATCTTATTTatgtacaaaaaataaatcaaatgaaagaaattataaaattaataataataattataataatattacaatgAACCATAAGATGTCTAATACAAAAAGTTGTcccattaaaaatattatagaaaacttatcaaaaaataatccAATTACTTATGGTGTTATaggacatatatatacaggTAGAAATTCTTTTATTAACACCTTACTTAaagaatttaattatattaataatttaaaaaatgaacaaatagatataaaactaactcataatattaatcttTATGTAAAACCTGGACTtatcttaaaaaaagaattaaataatttacaacTAATCAAAAAGTTACACGTTTTAAAACATGAAGAAATCATCACACTTCTCGAAGAATTCTTATTAACTCTCACCGGGAAAAATTTAATACGCTTAATGAATATCATAAAAGAAGATGAACTTGCTAACAAATTTAAAGAAATgtgttcaaaaaaaaatgataccaTGAAACAATTAGATCAAgctaataataaattagaaataaaaaaatatattattcattcttatttatatcaaaaaaatcaAGATGGACAAATTaataatcaaataaattttaaaaatatgaaaacattatatcataatttatttatgaataaaattttttattatgtcaTACCAAAAAGTAAAATCAGCTGTGATAATCAAAATGGTGATAtacttaaatatttttcaacaCCATTTAATAAAGACTTATATTATGAAGTAGATAAATTTGTATATTCACAAAAAAAACCACATACcgattatattataattaaaagtgACAAATTtagtttttataattaa
- a CDS encoding palmitoyltransferase DHHC7 has product MTKNKNVEEKKKNMTDEESNVISMSEGKDSNDDKKKKKKKNKQKKGRKEENIKYSSDKSIINVTKGMKDNFKEDDDSTLDTSNNVMLERTNNHPKVERSFRLQNNKNKFVRLLPVFFIFIVLLGIYLIYIMYHCLPLIYKDYKKVYLKYDLKRGIIEMGVFHFCLIMYLINYILSIIVSPGSIPDTEEWSLNDFQENNNINMENILLEKKKSGERRHCKWCCKYKPDRTHHCRVCKSCILKMDHHCPWIYNCVGYNNHKYFMLSLIYCSITTVFVSITMFTSVRNAIKNGETPFNEMFLLLFGETLNSFLSLIVTCFLFFHIWLLINAMTTIEFCEKQTNYQNQSYSKYYNKGFYKNFKDVFGESPFLWFLPIDNRKGDGIYFMKGYIKEYSEKSVEEIIPIKTNI; this is encoded by the exons ATGACAAAGAATAAGAAtgttgaagaaaaaaaaaaaaatatgaccGATGAAGAGAGTAATGTTATTAGCATGTCTGAAGGAAAAGATTCCAACGacgataaaaagaaaaaaaagaag aAAAATAAGCAGAAGAAAGGTAGAAAGGAAGAGAACATAAAATATTCGTCAGACAAAAGTATTATAAATGTAACAAAAGGTATGAAAGATAATTTtaaagaagatgatgattCTACATTGGATACGTCAAATAATGTGATGTTGGAAAGAACCAATAATCATCCTAAAGTTGAAAGATCATTTagattacaaaataataagaataaatttgTTCGTCTTTTGCctgttttctttatttttattgtattactagggatatatttaatatatataatg TATCACTGTTTGCCTTTAATTTATAAGGATTACAAAAAGGTGTACCTGAAATATGACTTGAAGAG AGGAATTATTGAGATGGGggtttttcatttttgtttaattatgtatttgattaattatattttatccaTTATAGTATCTCCTGGATCTATACCCGATACTGAAGAATGGTCTTTGAATGATTttcaagaaaataataatataaatatggagaatattttattagaaaagaaaaaatcagGAGAACGAAGACATTGTAAATGGTGTTGTAAATATAAGCCTGATAGAACTCATCATTGTCGCGTATGTAAAAGttgtattttaaaaatggatCATCATTGTCCTTGGATATATAATTGTGTTGGTTATAATAATcacaaatattttatgttatctTTAATATACTGTTCAATAACTACAGTCTTTGTGTCAATTACTATGTTTACCTCTGTTAGGAATGCAATAAAAAATGGGGAg ACGCCTTTTAACGAAAtgtttttacttttatttggAGAAACATTAAATTCGTTCTTATCCCTCATAGTAACAtgttttctattttttcacATATg gCTTTTGATTAATGCTATGACAACAATCGAATTTTGTGAGAAACAAACCAACTACCAAAATCAATCATACTCg aaatattataataaaggtttctataaaaattttaaggaCGTTTTCGGAGAGTCACCTTTCTTGTGGTTTTTACCAATCG ATAATCGAAAAGGGGAtggtatttattttatgaaagGTTATATTAAAGAATATTCAGAAAAATCAGTAGAGGAAATTATTccaataaaaacaaatatatga
- a CDS encoding apicoplast TIC22 protein, producing the protein MCLLLFICLYFARGIYCLKTLNGLSRDINNSIYLRNNVHKKKRLVDCNLCMLKHKFRLSFWKKRYDERPIEEKLEVIPVFLITNYNSSPYIFQENEKQVCYMFLCPYDAENMLNDMIKYNGMKYNGNIKIHNITMKKAYELMKEFLQLEKMEVNKEDSKKKQNIYWKLISSKRQLQNALYYLSFTKKSELMYPVFYAENLYIQKDGSNIIPLFFDLEDLKEAIEEQKNKALSKVDYKIKVLNMVDLIFTEDHKKFGFVPSTQSVKYLDKLNIGTKKTYF; encoded by the exons atgtgCTTACTTCTGTTCATTTGCCTATATTTTGCAAGAGGTATATATTGTTTGAAAACGTTGAATGGTTTATCGAgagatattaataatagtatatatttaagaaataatGTGCATAAGAAAAAGAGGCTAGTTGATTGCAATTTATGTATGTTGAAGCATAAGTTCCGTTTATCTTTTTGGAAGAAAAGATACGATGAAAGGCCTATTGAGGAAAAGCTAGAAGTAATACCAGTTTTTTTGataacaaattataatagttcaccatatatatttcaagaGAATGAGAAACAAGTGTGTTATATGTTTCTGTGTCCATATGATGCTGAAAATATGTTGAatgatatgataaaatataatggtatgaaatataatggtaatataaaaattcataACATAACAATGAAGAAGGCTTATGAATTAATGAAGGAATTTTTACAACTAGAAAAAATGGAAGTAAATAAAGAagattcaaaaaaaaaacaaaatatttattggAAGCTTATATCATCAAAAAGACAACTACAAAAtgctttatattatttatcttttaCAAAGAAAAGTGAATTAATGTATCCTGTTTTTTATGcagaaaatttatatattcaaaaggATGGATCAAATATcattcctttattttttgacCTTGAAGATTTAAAAGAGGCTATTGAGGAACAAAAGAATAAAGCCTTATCTAAAGTGGACTACAAAATTAAGGTACTCAATATGGTGGATTTAATATTTACG GAGGATCATAAAAAATTTGGATTTGTACCCAGTACACAAAGTGTGAAGTACCTAGATAAATTGAATATtggaacaaaaaaaacatacttttaa